The DNA segment GGATGACCTTCTTGGCTCCCTTTGCCTCACGAACTCGCTCATCGTTGGGCAGGTTAAAGGCGATGGTCTGGACGCCTGGCACATTATCGCCGCCGCCCCTGATCTGGTCAGCGACCACGATCGGGCTTTCGAACCCGCGCTGGAAATTCTTGTAGCGCTCCTCGACAGGCAGATTCGCTTCCATTCCGCGAAGCTCGCCCTTGTAGATGTCGAGCGCGGCCGATTCCTTCGGGTCCTTGATGGTGAGGAAGCTCTCGAAGGCCGTTTTCCGGCCGTAAAGCTCGTCGGTGTACACCTCATAGGGGCCAATCGCGATTTCGATGGGCGTGCCGCTCAGGTCCATCCATGCCAGTTCGGATTCGAAATAATCGTCAGTCCGGAACGCCTTAGCGCGCAGCGTCAGGAACATCTTGAGGCTTGCGTTGCTGGTCTTGGCCGCGGCCTGCTCCAATAGCTTGGCCGCGGGTTCGAGCCATTGGCGATATTCGACCGAGTAAGGGACCGCGACCAGCTTTTCGCCCTGCCGTTTGACCACCGTATAACCGCTAGTCAGCGCATCCGCCTCGGATGGATAAGCGGCGAGGTAGCGGTCAAATTCTTCCTTGGTTAGGTCGGCGGGATAAAAGCCCGCGCCCGCAGGCTTCGCCTTGCCGCCGAAGAACGGCTCCTTGTCGTTGATCGGGTCCCACGGGCCGTAAAAAGCGTCGAACCGCTCCAGCAATTTCGAATCCCCGGTCGCCGCTACTTCGGCGCGCAGCGCGTCGTAGCCCGGGGTCGTCTGCCTCTTGTAAATCTCGCTCATCAGCGACGAGGCCTGGATCAGCAGATTGACCACCTCCCGCTCTTCGGCGGTAAGGAAGCTGGTGTCCGTCGCCATGTCGACCGGCGCTAGTTTGGACAGTCCGTCGGCGGACGCCTGGGCGGCGGTTTCGACACCATTGCCGCCGCCGACCTCGTTCGAAACCTGGCAAGCGGTAAGACAGAGGACGGAAAGGGCGGAAGTGGCAGCACGCCAGCGGGACTTCATCATGGCTATGCTGTAGATGCAGGCCCGCGGCTCCGCAAATTTCCTCCGATTAACGGTTGAGCGTTCTCGACGAAAGGATCTTGCCCGCCGCATCGGTCACGACCTCGAGCAATTGGCCGGCGCTGTTCCGGACCTGCCGGACGGTCTGCCCCTGGCCGTTTACCGTCCGCGAAACTTCGGTAAGGCCGGCACGGGCAAGGTCGAGGACCTGGCCGTTTCGAAGCAGCGAACGGGTCACCCCGCCGACCGTGCCGACGGCGTTGTTGGCAACGGAACCCACGGTTCCAACGCTATTGTCGACCGTCGACAGCAGCTGGCTGACGATCTGCGGGTTATTGTCGAGCGTCTGCAGCGTCCGTTCGATGATAGCCCTCACATTGTCGAGCCGAACGATCAGGGTGGCTTGGGCCCGAACGCCCTTCAATCCGATCTTGACCTGATCGACATGGGCGTTGGCGCCCGCCGTCAGCTTCAGGAGGTTCGCGAGCCGGGCATCGAGCGAAATGTCGACATCGAGATTGGCGACTTCGATCGTCAATTCCTCGACCGAAAGATTGGGGATATCGAGAAGCACGTCAGGCTGGTCGGCGCCCGCCATGGCCGCCTGCGCGAGCGGCGAGGGCTGCTGCGGTTGTGCCTGCCGAGATTGCGCCGCCACCTGCGTCGGCAACAGAAAAGCGCCGGCCAACATCGCCGGCAACAAGAAACGCCGCATTATATTTTCTCCCCTGTTAATCCCCCGACTAACGCGGCTGGGCTGTTCCGGTTGCGTCGCCGCTAGCATCCGTCCCAATGCGCGCCTCAGCATCCAGCGTCACGACCACATTGCGCTGTTCTTTTGCCTTGGTGCGCGGGGAAACGTCAGCCTTGACGACATTGCCGCCATCGGGATCCGATCGAACCTCAAGCCGGGCCTCGCCATGGCGCTCGATCTTCATCGAGCGAGCCTCGATGCGGGCATTGAGCTGAATGTCGGGCTGCGCCGTCTGCAACAGCAGGACCAGCGCCAGCATTAGTGCACAAACCTCGCGACGACATCCCGGTAGCTGCGCGACACCTTCACCTGGGCACCCGAGTCCAGCACGAGGAAACATTCGCCATTGGTGTGCGGCTTGACTTGCCGGACCTGGTCGAGATTGACGATGGTCGACCGGTGGACGCGCTGGAACCGGCGCGGGTCGAGCCGCTTCTCAAGATCCTTCATCGTTTCACGCAGGATCAGCGTATTCTCGCCAGTCTGGATGCACATATAGTCGCCAGCCGCGTCGATCCGCTCGATTGTGTCGACGTCGACGCGGAATATCTGTCCTTGGTCCCGGATATTGATCATCCGTTCGAAACGGGAAGAGGCGGGGGCGTCCGACTGTGCATCGGCCAATTCCTCGGCCGCCTGCGGGGCATGTTCGGCTAGGGCTTCCTTCAGGCGCTCGACCTCTTCGGCGCCGCGCTTCTCGGACAAGCGCAGGCGCACCCGCTCCATCGTCGCCGCCAGCCGGTCCTCAAGCACCGGCTTTTCGAGATAGTCGATCGCCTGCGCTTCGAACGCCCGCAGTGCATGCTCGGTATAGGCAGTGACGAACACGAAGAGCGGCGGCTCGAGCTCCATGAGGCCCTGGATGACCGAAAAGCCATCGAACCCCGGCATCTGGATGTCGAGGAACACGAGATCCGGCTTGTAGGTCTTGATTGCCCGGATTGCCTCGCGGCCATTGGCGGCGGTTGCGACGACTTCCACGTCGTCATGTGCCTCAAGCCGCAGGCGGAGGCCCTGCGTTGCCAGCGGCTCGTCGTCGACGAGGATGGTACGGATGGTCATGAAAAGTCCTTTTGATCGGTTTCGAGCGGAATTTCGATAATAACGCTGAACCCCCCATGTTCGTTCTGTCGCGTGGAATAACCATGTGCCGGGCCATAAGCTTGCGCCAGACGGTCCTTAATGTTCGCCAGGCCGACGCCGGTCGACTGGGCATCGATCGGAACCGATCCATCGCCTGGCCCGCTGTCGGCCACTTCGATGCGCACCGCGCGCCCTTCGCGCCGCGCGGTCAGCCAGATGTCGGCCCCATTTTCCGATGGCGTCACGGCATATTTGATGGCGTTCTCAATGAGCGGCTGGAGCAGGAGCGACGGCAGCCTTGCGCCGATCGTGTCGGCATCGATCTTGAAATGCGGGCGAAGCCGGTCCTCGAACCGCATCTTCTCGATCTCGAGATAGAGTTTCAGCGTCTCGACTTCCTGGACCAGCGTCACCTTCGCGGTCGGTTCGTTGACCAGCGTGTAGCGCAGGAAGGACGACAGCCGCGACAGCATCGCATTGGCCCGCTCGGTCTGCTTCAGCAGCACCAAGGTCGAGATGCTGTTTAGCGTATTGAACAGGAAATGCGGATTAAGCTGATAGCGGAGCATCGCCAGCTGCGCGCTCGACGCCTGGCTTTCGAGCTGGGAGCGCTGATCGATCTCATCCTCGAGAAGCAGATAATAGTTGATCCCGTAGTAAAGCGCCGACCAAGCCGAAAGAATCGAGAAATCAAGGATGATCGCGCCCAGATATTCGAACCGCGCGGGGCGCGCGTCGGGACGCAGGAACGTCGTATAGCTCCATGTTTCTATGAACGAGAAGGCCGCCGCCGCCAGCGCGACGGTGGCGAGGCTGATCGCCACCGTCCACATCGCGCGCATGGTGATCAATCGCCGGTAGAGCGATGCCATCAGCAGAGTCAGTGAATAGCCCGTCGCAGTCAGCAACAGCACATGGACGAGGAACATCGCCCCCATGTTGTTGGCGAGGCCGGAGATCGAGCGGAGGAAGAAATAGCCGCTCCAGCCGATCGACTGCAGGACCCAGAAAGCTCGATTCTTGTCATCGAAGAAGGGGCGGTCGAGCCCGACCCCGGCAAGGAACGGCCGCGCCGGTCCCTTGCCGCGCGACCGCGCGGCGCGATCCTGCGCGGCTGCCTCCGCCAACGCCCGAACGCTGTTACTCGCCATGTCGGCTTGCCTGGCGGTGGCCCGATCCATGAAGGGCGATATAGGCGGCTTGTCGCCGCGCGCCTAGGCTTGCATGGCGATCGGTGCGATGCTGGCTTAGGATGATCAACGGAGACTTGGCATGGACATGACGGCGGCGAACGCGACCTTCAAGTCGATGGACGAGGGAACAGCCGAGGACTGGGCCGCGATCCAGCACCATTTCATGCCCTTCGCGGCCGAGCTTCCCGGGCGGATACTCAAGCATCTGCAGCTCCTCGAGGGCGATTATGGCGGCTTCCCCGTGGATCGGCTGGAACATAGTTTGCAATGCGCTACCCGAGCCCATCGCGCCGGCGAGCGCGAGGACTATGTCGTCGCCGCGCTGCTCCACGACATTGGCGACACCCTCGGCACGTTCAATCACCCGGATATTGCCGCCGCCATCCTGAAGCCCTTCGTCAGTGAGAAATTGCACTGGATCGTCGAGCGCCACGGAATCTTCCAGGGCTATTATTTCTTTCATCACATCGGCCGTGACCGCGACATGCGCGAGGCGTTCCGCGGGCATCCGCACTTCGCGGATACCGCCCGTTTCTGCGAGCTCTACGACCAGTCGGCGTTCGACAGCAGCTACGACAGCGCACCGCTGAGTTTCTTCGAACCGATGGTCCAGCGCCTGTTCGAACGGCCGATCAACAGCATCTACAAGCTCGATGACTGAGGCCGCGTTCGGGCAGATGCGCCTGTCCTTGTCCAGCGGGATAGAAATGAACGTCGCGCTGGCCGGACCCGACGACGCTCCGCCGGTGATCCTGCTTCACGGCTTCCCGGAATCGCATCGCACCTGGCGCGCGCTGGCCCCGCTGCTGGCCGACCGGTTTCGACTGATCATGCCGGATCAGCGCGGTTTCGGCGACAGCGACCGGCCGCAGGAGGTCGAAGCTTATGCGACCGAGCGGCTGCTCGCTGACCTGTTCGCACTGGCGGACGCGTTCGATCTGGATCACTACGCGCTGGTCGGCCATGACTGGGGCGGCGCGATAGCCTGGGCTGCGGCGATCCTTGGCGAATCGCGCATCAGCCGTCTGGCGATTATCAATTCACCCCATCCCCTGCTGTTCCAGAAAAGCCAGATCGAGTCCGCCCCGCAGCGCGCCGCCTCCCAATATATCCGCGCCTTTCGCGATCCCGATTTCGAAAAGTTCGTTGAGGGTATCGGCTTCGAGACTTTTTTCGACAAAAGCTTCGCCAGCCACGTTGATCTCGGCACCATCCCACCCGACGAGCGGGCGACCTATATCGCCCAGTGGAGCCGACCGGGCGCGCTAAGCGCCATGCTCAACTGGTATCGTGCCTCGGTGATCGTCGTGCCGCCGCCAGGCGAGACCGCTGACCTCCCCGATTTCGTCACCCGCGGCCTCCCCAAAATCTCGGTCCCAGTCCGGATTGTCTGGGGCCTCGATGACAAGGCACTGCTCCCCATCCAGCTCGATGGGGTCGGCGAAGTTGGCGAGGATATCGAAATATTTCCATTGCCCGGCGTAGGCCATTTTGCGCCTTGGCAGGCGCCGGACATCGTCGCCGCGGCACTCGCCCCCTTCCTTGCCGGTGACTGAGCGGCTACAGGCGCCGCGGTCATGACTCGCTCCCTCTCCCGCTCCGCCGCCCGGCTCGCCGCCGTCCAGGCGCTTTACCAGCAGGATATGGAAGGCACGCCGGCAGCGCGACTGATCCATGAATTCCACGACCACCGGCTCGGGGCGACGATCGAGGGCGAGACCTATGCCGAGGCGGAAGTCAGCTTCTTCGATGATCTTGTCAGCGGCACGCTGGCGCGCCGCGAGGAGGTCGACGCGCTGATCAATGAGCGGCTCGCCGAGGGCTGGAGCCTCGAGCGGCTGGATCGGCCGATGAAAGCGATCCTTCGGGTCGGCGCCTATGAACTGCTTGCCCGCCAGGACGTCCCCGTAGCCAGCGTCATCAGTGAATATGTCGATGTCGCCGATGCCTTTTACGACAAGCGCGAAAAAGGCTTCGTCAATGGCATCCTCGACGCAATCGCGAAGTCGGCGCGGTCCGCCTGAAGGCCAGCCCTCGCCGGGTCGCTGGACGCCCCGACCGATTAGTCATTCGGAGTCCCCGGAATTCGCGGCTTTTCATCTATCGTCCTTCCCCGGTCTATAAGGACGGCGCGATGTTCAGCAGTCCCGGGGTCCCTATGTCATGAATAGCGGCGAAAAAGAGCTGATCGCCCGACTGCGCCGGATCGCGACCGACCCGGCGGCCCGCGGTCTCGCCGACGATGCCGCGGTAATGGGTTCGTTGGTATTGACTCACGACATGATTGCCGAAGGCGTGCATTTCCTCCCCGACGACCCGCCCGCCTCAGTCGGTTGGAAACTGGTTACGGTCAACCTGAGCGACCTTGCGGGAAAGGGCGCGAAGCCCGTCGCGGCTCTGATGGGCGTGTGCCTGTCAAGCGATCCGGAATGGGACGAGAAATTCCTTGGCGGGGTTGCTGCGGCCTGCGAGACCTATGGCCTGCCGCTGGTAGGCGGAGACACAATCGCGCTTCCTCCGGGCGCGCCGCGCATTTTCGGCCTGACTGCCATCGGCGAAAATCATGGCCCCGTGCCGGCCCGCTCGGGCGCCAGCGCCGGCGACCAGCTTTGGCTGGTCGGAACGGTCGGAGACGCCGCAGCGGGCCTCGCGCTTCTAGCCAGCGACGGAAAGGCCGAGGGGCCACTCGTCGAGGCCTATCGCCGGCCCGTTCCCCAGCTTGCGGTGGGGCGGCTTCTGGCGCCCCTTGCCAGCGCCATGATGGACGTGTCCGATGGACTGCTGATCGATGCATCGCGACTGGCCGAGGCGAGCGGCCTTGCAATCCATATCGACCTGGCCGCTCTGCCGCTTTCGCGCGCGTTCATCGCCGAGCGGGGTGCCGGCCGGAGCGCGCGGATCGCGGCGGCCACCGGTGGCGACGATTATGCGCTGCTCGTCGCGCTTCCGGCGGACATCGACCCGTTAGGAGTTTCTTTACCAGCAGGGACGATCATCCAGCGGATCGGCACGCTGTCCAACGGCACGGGAATGACCCTGGCCGATGCGGGCGGCGAAGTGCCGCTACCGGAGCGACTTGGGTATGA comes from the Sphingomonas xanthus genome and includes:
- a CDS encoding dipeptidyl-peptidase 3 family protein — its product is MMKSRWRAATSALSVLCLTACQVSNEVGGGNGVETAAQASADGLSKLAPVDMATDTSFLTAEEREVVNLLIQASSLMSEIYKRQTTPGYDALRAEVAATGDSKLLERFDAFYGPWDPINDKEPFFGGKAKPAGAGFYPADLTKEEFDRYLAAYPSEADALTSGYTVVKRQGEKLVAVPYSVEYRQWLEPAAKLLEQAAAKTSNASLKMFLTLRAKAFRTDDYFESELAWMDLSGTPIEIAIGPYEVYTDELYGRKTAFESFLTIKDPKESAALDIYKGELRGMEANLPVEERYKNFQRGFESPIVVADQIRGGGDNVPGVQTIAFNLPNDERVREAKGAKKVILRNVLGAKYDRILAPMAPLVLVESQASDVTKKYMFMETLFHELSHSLGPGSIRVNGRQTTVDKELKELGSGFEEAKADVMGTWNILYMMDKGILPAAEKDQVRATYVAGLFRAMRFGVGEAHGKGAAMQYRYLREKGALVWDSSAKRFRIDEAKIDPAIRDLVGSIVRLQGDGDYAGSKAFLDKYAVLDTEAKSVIDSMAAIPTDIRPNYPDRI
- a CDS encoding LytR/AlgR family response regulator transcription factor; the encoded protein is MTIRTILVDDEPLATQGLRLRLEAHDDVEVVATAANGREAIRAIKTYKPDLVFLDIQMPGFDGFSVIQGLMELEPPLFVFVTAYTEHALRAFEAQAIDYLEKPVLEDRLAATMERVRLRLSEKRGAEEVERLKEALAEHAPQAAEELADAQSDAPASSRFERMINIRDQGQIFRVDVDTIERIDAAGDYMCIQTGENTLILRETMKDLEKRLDPRRFQRVHRSTIVNLDQVRQVKPHTNGECFLVLDSGAQVKVSRSYRDVVARFVH
- a CDS encoding sensor histidine kinase, yielding MDRATARQADMASNSVRALAEAAAQDRAARSRGKGPARPFLAGVGLDRPFFDDKNRAFWVLQSIGWSGYFFLRSISGLANNMGAMFLVHVLLLTATGYSLTLLMASLYRRLITMRAMWTVAISLATVALAAAAFSFIETWSYTTFLRPDARPARFEYLGAIILDFSILSAWSALYYGINYYLLLEDEIDQRSQLESQASSAQLAMLRYQLNPHFLFNTLNSISTLVLLKQTERANAMLSRLSSFLRYTLVNEPTAKVTLVQEVETLKLYLEIEKMRFEDRLRPHFKIDADTIGARLPSLLLQPLIENAIKYAVTPSENGADIWLTARREGRAVRIEVADSGPGDGSVPIDAQSTGVGLANIKDRLAQAYGPAHGYSTRQNEHGGFSVIIEIPLETDQKDFS
- a CDS encoding HD domain-containing protein: MDMTAANATFKSMDEGTAEDWAAIQHHFMPFAAELPGRILKHLQLLEGDYGGFPVDRLEHSLQCATRAHRAGEREDYVVAALLHDIGDTLGTFNHPDIAAAILKPFVSEKLHWIVERHGIFQGYYFFHHIGRDRDMREAFRGHPHFADTARFCELYDQSAFDSSYDSAPLSFFEPMVQRLFERPINSIYKLDD
- a CDS encoding alpha/beta fold hydrolase, which encodes MTEAAFGQMRLSLSSGIEMNVALAGPDDAPPVILLHGFPESHRTWRALAPLLADRFRLIMPDQRGFGDSDRPQEVEAYATERLLADLFALADAFDLDHYALVGHDWGGAIAWAAAILGESRISRLAIINSPHPLLFQKSQIESAPQRAASQYIRAFRDPDFEKFVEGIGFETFFDKSFASHVDLGTIPPDERATYIAQWSRPGALSAMLNWYRASVIVVPPPGETADLPDFVTRGLPKISVPVRIVWGLDDKALLPIQLDGVGEVGEDIEIFPLPGVGHFAPWQAPDIVAAALAPFLAGD
- the nusB gene encoding transcription antitermination factor NusB, translating into MTRSLSRSAARLAAVQALYQQDMEGTPAARLIHEFHDHRLGATIEGETYAEAEVSFFDDLVSGTLARREEVDALINERLAEGWSLERLDRPMKAILRVGAYELLARQDVPVASVISEYVDVADAFYDKREKGFVNGILDAIAKSARSA
- the thiL gene encoding thiamine-phosphate kinase, yielding MNSGEKELIARLRRIATDPAARGLADDAAVMGSLVLTHDMIAEGVHFLPDDPPASVGWKLVTVNLSDLAGKGAKPVAALMGVCLSSDPEWDEKFLGGVAAACETYGLPLVGGDTIALPPGAPRIFGLTAIGENHGPVPARSGASAGDQLWLVGTVGDAAAGLALLASDGKAEGPLVEAYRRPVPQLAVGRLLAPLASAMMDVSDGLLIDASRLAEASGLAIHIDLAALPLSRAFIAERGAGRSARIAAATGGDDYALLVALPADIDPLGVSLPAGTIIQRIGTLSNGTGMTLADAGGEVPLPERLGYEHRRA